A window of Aurantibacillus circumpalustris genomic DNA:
AGCTTAGTTTGCTCAATTGCTTTTTTTGTCAGGAAAACGAAAACGTCATCGTCATCAACAAGTGTAAGGGTTTTTATCGGGCTCATATATTTTGGTTTTTAAATTCTATGAAAAAAGTAGTGCCTTTTTCGGGTTCACTCTCAACCCAAATTTTCCCATCCTTAGCTTCAACTTGGGTTTTTGTCATGAACAAACCAAATCCTTTTGCATCAGGATGCTTATGAAATGTTTTACGGATTTTAAAAATTTGATCTTTATGTAATACTAAATCAATTCCCAATCCATTATCCGTTACTGATAATAATATTCTATTGTTTACTTCTTTTTTAGTTTTTATTGTAATTATAGGTTTTCGATTTGGTGATTTATATTTAAGAGCGTTACTTATTAAATTTGTAAGAATGCTTTCTAAATATTGTTGAGGGAAATAAATTATATCCGTCTTGTCGAAGTTTAATTGAATATCTGCACCATACTCTTTAATTTGAGTTTCAAAGCCAATAAGAATCTTTTCTAAACAATCTTTTAGAATTACTTGATCAGATTTTATTTCGATGTCTTGTTTAATTTGTATAGATTCGACTAATTCATTAAATACTTCCATTAAATGATTTACAACCGGTTTTATTTTCGCTAATACTTCTTTTTGTTCAGCTTCATCTGAACTTTGTTCAATATAATCTACAAGCATGGATATATTTATTAAAGGAGCTCTTAAATTATGTGAAACAATATTGCAGAAGTCAACAAGCTGCAAGTTTTTTAATTGCAATATGTGAGCGTGTTCAATCGCTTTTTCATTGCTTTTTTTGATTTGATCTTCTCCTTTTTTTCGCTCCGTAATATCAGATCTAATAGCAACATACTGGTAAGGTTTTCCGATTGAGTTTAAAAAAGGAACAATAGTGGTGTCCACCCAATATACAGATCCATCTTTAGCTTTATTCTTAAGTTCTCCTTTCCATACCTTTCCATTGGCAATAGTTGCCCAAAGCTCTTTAATAAACTCTTTCGGGTGATGTCCAGAATTTATAATGCGATGATCT
This region includes:
- a CDS encoding PAS domain-containing sensor histidine kinase; protein product: MEKITDYKYALDESSIVAITDQKGIIKYVNDNFCNISKYTAKELIGQDHRIINSGYHPKEFIKELWTTIANGKVWKGELKNKAKDGTVYWVDTTIVPFLDMDHKPYQYVAIRSDITDRKKSEEELKKTLKEISDYKYALDESAIMAITDQKGIITHVNDNFCKISKYSNKELIGQDHRIINSGHHPKEFIKELWATIANGKVWKGELKNKAKDGSVYWVDTTIVPFLNSIGKPYQYVAIRSDITERKKGEDQIKKSNEKAIEHAHILQLKNLQLVDFCNIVSHNLRAPLINISMLVDYIEQSSDEAEQKEVLAKIKPVVNHLMEVFNELVESIQIKQDIEIKSDQVILKDCLEKILIGFETQIKEYGADIQLNFDKTDIIYFPQQYLESILTNLISNALKYKSPNRKPIITIKTKKEVNNRILLSVTDNGLGIDLVLHKDQIFKIRKTFHKHPDAKGFGLFMTKTQVEAKDGKIWVESEPEKGTTFFIEFKNQNI